The following proteins come from a genomic window of Geothrix edaphica:
- the ribB gene encoding 3,4-dihydroxy-2-butanone-4-phosphate synthase gives MSTRPDSPFASIEEAIDTIRQGRMVVVVDDEDRENEGDLTLAAEHVTPETIAFMATFGRGLICAALEGPVLDRLQIPLMVRDNTSPFETAFCVSVEAREGTTTGISAQDRARTIQALIAPDAKPQHFVKPGHVFPLRARPGGVLTRTGQTEASVDLARLAGLHPSGVICEIMKDDGTMARVPDLVPFCRQHGLPLVTVADLVAYRLRQEPLVAPLEVRTMASQWGALKVHRFQSLLDGGSHLAFVLGDLGGDPPLVRVHVETLPDDLHGFETGLFQKAMAAISKEGRGVLVYLRRHAHTPGVAEEGHTQPQVMNDRDFGVGAQILRQLGVGKMRLLSRHETKYIGLRGFGLDLCAHVPLEPSQDQPPTDRQ, from the coding sequence ATGAGCACCCGCCCCGACTCCCCCTTCGCCTCCATCGAGGAGGCCATCGACACCATCCGGCAGGGCCGCATGGTGGTGGTGGTCGATGACGAGGACCGCGAGAACGAGGGCGACCTCACCCTGGCCGCCGAGCACGTGACGCCGGAGACCATCGCCTTCATGGCCACCTTCGGCCGGGGCCTCATCTGCGCGGCCCTCGAAGGCCCAGTGCTGGACCGGCTCCAGATCCCGCTCATGGTCCGGGACAACACCAGCCCCTTCGAGACGGCCTTCTGCGTCTCCGTGGAGGCCCGGGAGGGCACCACCACGGGCATCAGCGCCCAGGACCGGGCCCGCACCATCCAGGCCCTCATCGCCCCGGACGCCAAGCCCCAGCACTTCGTGAAGCCCGGCCATGTCTTCCCCTTGCGGGCCCGTCCCGGCGGCGTGCTCACCCGCACGGGCCAGACCGAGGCCAGCGTGGACCTGGCGCGCCTGGCGGGCCTGCACCCCAGCGGCGTCATCTGCGAGATCATGAAGGACGACGGCACCATGGCCCGGGTGCCGGACCTGGTCCCCTTCTGCCGCCAGCACGGCCTCCCGCTCGTGACCGTGGCGGATCTCGTGGCCTACCGGCTCCGGCAGGAGCCCCTGGTGGCCCCCCTCGAAGTCCGCACCATGGCCAGTCAGTGGGGCGCGCTGAAGGTCCACCGCTTCCAGAGCCTGCTGGACGGGGGCAGCCACCTGGCCTTCGTGCTGGGCGATCTGGGCGGCGACCCGCCCCTGGTGCGGGTCCATGTCGAGACCCTGCCGGACGACCTGCACGGCTTCGAGACCGGCCTCTTCCAGAAGGCCATGGCCGCCATCTCGAAGGAGGGCCGGGGCGTGCTGGTCTACCTGCGCCGCCATGCCCACACGCCCGGGGTGGCCGAAGAGGGCCACACCCAGCCCCAGGTCATGAACGATCGCGACTTCGGCGTGGGCGCCCAGATCCTGCGCCAGCTGGGCGTTGGAAAAATGCGCCTCCTCAGCCGCCATGAAACCAAGTACATTGGCCTCCGTGGCTTCGGTCTCGACCTTTGCGCCCACGTGCCTCTGGAACCATCCCAGGACCAGCCCCCAACGGATCGGCAGTGA
- a CDS encoding DUF4388 domain-containing protein: protein MSQGVIQGSMREAPLPDIIQLVSQGGKSGCFHVQQEASRARIYLKDGRIIHAVTPTGEGFEALMEVALWLDGSYRFEELVPDVPSTITKPNASILMELGRRMDEWRVISQKIPSVDLYPASTLLPGETPHGVNTREARVLALSTGYYSVAEVAEAMQKPVLTTAKDLYGLVMAGHVVLKGIRSGKPPKVEAPAATEPAPAPTTAAVREELPAFAPPPPGSVGFPEGQDPLPETIGGGFAAAVPPPAPAKAAPVDDPQRMVKLMNFTQRIAQAAKMVLPEPQHEMVNRLQAKATQQIISGDGPEAVKNLALAISRGAVDAGCDADMVRTLNTHLKALFATK from the coding sequence ATGTCCCAGGGTGTGATCCAAGGCTCCATGCGCGAGGCGCCGCTGCCCGACATCATCCAGCTCGTGAGCCAGGGTGGGAAATCGGGGTGCTTCCATGTGCAGCAGGAGGCCTCCCGCGCACGGATCTACCTCAAGGACGGGCGGATCATCCACGCCGTCACCCCCACGGGCGAGGGCTTCGAGGCCCTCATGGAGGTGGCGCTCTGGCTCGACGGCAGCTACCGGTTCGAGGAGCTGGTGCCCGACGTGCCGTCCACCATCACCAAGCCCAATGCCTCCATTCTCATGGAGCTGGGGCGGCGCATGGACGAGTGGCGCGTCATCAGCCAGAAGATCCCCTCCGTGGACCTCTATCCCGCTTCCACCTTGCTGCCCGGGGAGACGCCGCACGGCGTGAACACCCGGGAGGCGCGGGTGCTGGCCCTGTCCACGGGCTACTACAGCGTGGCCGAGGTGGCCGAGGCGATGCAAAAGCCCGTCCTCACCACCGCCAAGGACCTCTACGGTCTGGTGATGGCCGGCCATGTGGTGCTGAAGGGCATCCGCTCCGGCAAGCCGCCCAAGGTTGAGGCCCCCGCCGCGACTGAACCCGCGCCGGCGCCGACGACGGCGGCCGTCCGGGAGGAACTCCCGGCCTTCGCGCCCCCCCCGCCGGGCTCTGTGGGCTTCCCCGAGGGCCAGGATCCCCTGCCTGAAACAATCGGTGGCGGATTCGCCGCGGCCGTGCCGCCGCCCGCGCCGGCCAAAGCCGCGCCGGTGGATGATCCCCAGCGCATGGTCAAGCTCATGAACTTCACCCAGCGCATCGCCCAGGCGGCCAAGATGGTGCTGCCTGAACCCCAGCACGAGATGGTGAACCGGCTCCAGGCCAAGGCCACCCAGCAGATCATTTCCGGCGACGGTCCCGAAGCGGTGAAGAACCTCGCCCTGGCCATCAGTCGCGGCGCGGTGGATGCCGGATGCGACGCCGACATGGTGCGCACCCTGAACACCCACCTCAAGGCGCTGTTCGCCACCAAGTAG
- a CDS encoding cell division protein FtsX, with the protein MTGLRLLGLLAQDVLRDLFRHRGQYLLAVLTLASGLLLAGGGLLLVESLDRFVGRLEDMAKVVVYAADGKNLDEAEARLRRDPRFREVRRVPAAENRQRFQAATREAGLLLESAGQEALPESLELSLRQDLAEGARAVEVGASLRGLPGVGDVVADQERLEQIQHMARMLRSALASLGAVLLVAAGFATGNVIRMSILAREEEIAIMRLVGASESFIRTPLVLEGAALGLGGSLLALLGLFGLWLPISRGMGGLSPLLVDLARLGFFSAGSMALLAFVGAVTGALGALWAFWTTRRAQRAEAALMESAG; encoded by the coding sequence GTGACCGGGCTCCGCCTGCTGGGCCTGCTGGCCCAGGACGTGCTGCGGGACCTCTTCCGCCACCGGGGCCAGTACCTGCTGGCGGTGCTCACCCTGGCCTCGGGCCTCCTCCTGGCGGGCGGCGGCCTGCTGCTGGTGGAGAGCCTGGACCGCTTCGTGGGGCGCCTGGAGGACATGGCCAAGGTCGTGGTCTACGCGGCGGACGGCAAGAATCTCGATGAGGCGGAGGCCCGGCTCCGGCGCGATCCCCGCTTCCGCGAGGTGCGCCGCGTGCCCGCGGCCGAGAACCGCCAGCGGTTCCAGGCCGCCACCCGCGAGGCCGGCCTGCTGCTGGAGAGCGCGGGGCAGGAGGCCCTGCCCGAAAGCCTGGAGCTGAGCCTCCGCCAGGATCTGGCCGAAGGTGCCAGGGCCGTGGAAGTGGGCGCGAGCCTGCGGGGCCTTCCGGGAGTGGGGGACGTGGTGGCGGACCAGGAGCGGCTGGAGCAGATCCAGCACATGGCCCGCATGCTGCGTTCGGCCCTGGCCAGTCTCGGCGCCGTGCTGCTGGTGGCGGCGGGCTTCGCCACGGGCAATGTCATCCGCATGAGCATCCTGGCCCGCGAAGAGGAGATCGCCATCATGCGCCTGGTGGGGGCCTCTGAAAGCTTCATCCGCACGCCCCTGGTGCTGGAGGGCGCGGCCCTGGGTCTGGGCGGCAGCCTGCTGGCCCTCCTGGGCCTCTTCGGCCTGTGGCTGCCCATTTCCCGGGGCATGGGCGGCCTGTCGCCCTTGCTGGTGGACCTGGCGCGGCTGGGCTTCTTCTCGGCTGGCAGCATGGCCCTGCTGGCCTTCGTGGGCGCCGTCACCGGCGCCCTGGGCGCCCTGTGGGCCTTCTGGACCACCCGCCGCGCCCAGCGCGCCGAAGCGGCACTGATGGAGAGCGCGGGCTAG
- a CDS encoding UbiX family flavin prenyltransferase, whose product MTDDRMTNPGGLRFTLAITGASGSAFGVAVLRRLSASPAVEQVALLLSPTGKRCLLDETGLTPKDLAALPKVGLRDERDLGADISSGSHRHDGMAIVPCSAGALGRIASGVSESLVSRAADVCLKERRPLVLCLRETPLNRVHLENMLRLHDAGAIVMPIMPGFYSSPKTLDDLYDTFATRVLDQLGLREADPRRWKS is encoded by the coding sequence ATGACGGACGACCGAATGACGAATCCCGGCGGCCTCCGCTTCACCCTCGCCATCACTGGCGCCTCGGGCTCGGCCTTCGGCGTGGCCGTGCTGCGGCGCCTGTCCGCCAGCCCCGCCGTGGAACAGGTCGCCCTGCTGCTGTCGCCCACGGGGAAGCGCTGCCTGCTGGACGAGACCGGCCTCACGCCGAAGGATCTCGCTGCCCTGCCGAAAGTCGGCCTGCGCGATGAGCGCGACCTGGGCGCCGACATCTCCTCGGGTTCCCACCGGCACGACGGCATGGCCATCGTGCCCTGCAGCGCCGGCGCTCTGGGCCGCATCGCCTCCGGCGTGAGCGAATCCCTGGTGAGCCGCGCCGCCGACGTGTGCCTCAAGGAGCGCCGCCCGCTCGTGCTCTGCCTGCGCGAGACGCCCCTCAACCGCGTCCACCTGGAGAACATGCTGCGCCTCCACGATGCTGGCGCCATCGTCATGCCCATCATGCCGGGCTTCTACAGCAGCCCGAAAACCCTGGACGACCTCTACGACACCTTCGCCACCCGCGTGCTGGACCAGCTGGGGCTGCGGGAGGCGGATCCGCGGCGGTGGAAGAGCTAG
- a CDS encoding M14 family zinc carboxypeptidase translates to MAFPALRPLPALLCVAPLLAGLPPGLLPAGEYRPEVPQPDLGVRYTPHHALLAYVRGLATAAPDRVRHLTLNVTEEGREQPFLVISSPENLNRLEELQALNAKLADPRTCSEGEARRIAETNPAFVWLGYSVHGSEASGSEAALAVAYHFAAARSPEVLKQLERVVLLMDLTQNPDGLARHRQSVAEAATPFITSDPMDAQNTSRWPGGRFNHRLFDLNRDWAWQTQGESRAKAAAFLRWNPQVMADHHEMWPEATYYFPPTMQPIHEALPEAHSGRWQATFGKGVARAFDTRGWAYFSRDVFDLFYPGYGDSWPTFQGAVGMTFEVAGQGGPAYKRQDGEVLTLEGRIQRHVAASLATVATAAAERQALLWDFQRARREQVALGDRAGAFLLAEGEDPGRARALADLLGRNGIEVLRTMADLGTAGLDPVGLAKAPGLPAGSYLVPLDQPRGGLAQALLEGEARMGPKPTYDITAWSLPVAFHVPAWRAKARPKVATAPLAPAAEEPLPAAAWGYLIPGGYEGAERTLAALLQDGFHATALAEPATFKGRRFGPGTLVLPRRTNPESLAGRLQALARENRHPVVAMDTGQMDAGPDLGTNRALILRTPHIAILMDRPANPMAFGAVAHTLTEAGLPFVQLRADRLGATPLSRFTHVIVVDDGALGKGWQQALGEGGAAKLKAWVTEGGSLLAFQGGAAYASRAGLTPTGYHLLAKAAEEARLKEKDPKREAPKADPAELVRPWDKREERALEESIPGAFLKVQVDGSHPLAWGLHAEGGAAVLDTSDPVLDLSSGGENPLHYGKEELKLSGLVPKAMEARLQQTAYAFREKLGLGAVILVAGDPVFRGQTPFTRRLLFNAIFFGAYRPAPE, encoded by the coding sequence ATGGCCTTCCCGGCGCTCCGCCCGCTGCCCGCCCTGCTCTGCGTCGCGCCCCTGCTGGCGGGGCTTCCGCCCGGCCTGCTGCCAGCGGGAGAGTACCGCCCCGAGGTGCCCCAGCCGGACCTCGGCGTCCGCTACACCCCCCATCACGCCCTGCTGGCCTACGTTCGCGGCCTGGCCACCGCCGCGCCGGACCGCGTGAGGCACCTGACCTTGAATGTCACCGAGGAGGGTCGCGAACAGCCCTTCCTCGTCATCAGCTCGCCCGAGAACCTGAACCGGCTGGAGGAGCTCCAGGCCCTCAACGCCAAGCTCGCGGATCCCCGGACGTGCAGCGAAGGCGAAGCCCGGCGTATCGCGGAGACCAACCCCGCCTTCGTGTGGCTGGGCTACTCGGTCCACGGCTCTGAGGCCTCGGGTTCCGAAGCCGCCCTGGCCGTGGCCTACCACTTCGCCGCGGCCCGCAGCCCCGAGGTGCTGAAGCAGCTCGAGCGCGTGGTGCTGCTCATGGACCTCACCCAGAATCCCGACGGACTGGCCCGCCACCGCCAGTCCGTGGCCGAGGCCGCCACGCCCTTCATCACCAGCGATCCCATGGACGCGCAGAACACCAGCCGCTGGCCCGGAGGCCGCTTCAACCACCGGCTCTTCGACCTGAACCGCGACTGGGCCTGGCAGACCCAGGGCGAGTCCCGGGCCAAGGCCGCGGCGTTCCTGCGCTGGAATCCGCAGGTGATGGCGGACCACCACGAGATGTGGCCCGAGGCCACCTACTACTTCCCGCCCACCATGCAGCCCATCCACGAGGCCCTCCCCGAAGCGCACTCCGGCCGCTGGCAGGCCACCTTCGGCAAGGGCGTCGCCCGGGCCTTCGACACCCGGGGCTGGGCCTACTTCAGCCGCGATGTGTTCGACCTCTTCTATCCCGGCTACGGGGACTCCTGGCCCACCTTCCAGGGCGCCGTGGGCATGACCTTCGAGGTGGCCGGCCAGGGCGGCCCCGCGTACAAGCGCCAGGATGGCGAGGTCCTCACGCTCGAAGGCCGCATCCAGCGCCATGTGGCCGCCAGCCTGGCCACGGTGGCCACGGCCGCGGCGGAGCGCCAGGCCCTGCTCTGGGACTTCCAGCGGGCCCGCCGCGAGCAGGTGGCCCTGGGCGACCGCGCGGGAGCCTTCCTCCTGGCGGAGGGGGAGGATCCCGGCCGCGCCCGGGCCCTGGCGGACTTGCTGGGGCGCAATGGCATCGAGGTGCTCCGCACCATGGCCGACCTGGGCACCGCGGGCCTGGATCCGGTCGGCCTGGCCAAGGCCCCCGGCCTGCCCGCCGGCAGCTACCTGGTGCCCCTGGACCAGCCGCGCGGCGGCCTCGCCCAGGCTCTGCTCGAGGGTGAAGCCCGCATGGGACCCAAGCCCACCTACGACATCACTGCCTGGAGCCTGCCCGTGGCCTTCCACGTTCCCGCCTGGCGGGCGAAGGCGCGCCCCAAGGTCGCTACGGCGCCCCTCGCCCCCGCAGCGGAAGAGCCCCTCCCGGCCGCCGCCTGGGGCTACCTCATTCCCGGCGGCTACGAGGGTGCCGAGCGCACGCTGGCGGCCCTGCTCCAGGACGGCTTCCATGCCACGGCCCTGGCGGAGCCCGCCACATTCAAGGGCCGGCGGTTCGGACCGGGCACCCTCGTTTTGCCCCGGCGCACCAATCCGGAGTCCCTGGCCGGGCGCCTGCAGGCCCTGGCCCGGGAGAACCGCCACCCGGTGGTGGCCATGGATACTGGCCAGATGGACGCCGGGCCGGACCTGGGCACCAACCGCGCCCTGATCCTCCGCACGCCGCACATCGCCATCCTCATGGACCGCCCCGCCAACCCCATGGCCTTCGGGGCCGTGGCCCACACCCTCACGGAGGCGGGTCTGCCCTTCGTGCAGCTGCGGGCGGATCGCCTCGGCGCCACCCCGCTGTCCCGGTTCACCCACGTCATCGTCGTGGACGACGGCGCCCTGGGCAAAGGCTGGCAGCAGGCCTTGGGCGAAGGCGGCGCGGCGAAGCTGAAGGCGTGGGTCACGGAGGGCGGCAGCCTGCTGGCCTTCCAGGGCGGCGCGGCCTATGCCTCCCGCGCGGGCCTGACCCCCACGGGCTACCACCTGCTGGCCAAGGCCGCCGAGGAGGCCCGGCTCAAGGAGAAGGATCCCAAGCGCGAGGCGCCCAAGGCCGATCCAGCCGAGCTGGTGCGCCCCTGGGACAAGCGCGAGGAGCGGGCCCTGGAGGAGAGCATCCCCGGGGCGTTCCTGAAGGTCCAGGTGGATGGCAGCCATCCCCTGGCCTGGGGCCTCCACGCCGAAGGCGGAGCGGCCGTGCTGGACACCAGCGATCCCGTCCTGGACCTGAGCTCCGGCGGCGAGAACCCCCTCCACTACGGCAAGGAGGAGCTGAAGCTCTCGGGCCTGGTGCCCAAGGCCATGGAGGCCAGGCTCCAGCAGACGGCCTACGCCTTTCGCGAGAAGCTGGGCCTGGGCGCGGTGATCCTGGTGGCGGGCGACCCGGTTTTCCGCGGCCAGACGCCCTTCACGCGGCGTCTGCTGTTCAATGCGATCTTCTTCGGGGCCTATCGGCCTGCGCCAGAATGA
- the murC gene encoding UDP-N-acetylmuramate--L-alanine ligase → MFGKIQHIHFVGIGGIGMSGIAEVLANLGHRVSGSDLKESAVTQRLRGLGIEVHIGHRAEAIEGAQVVVISSAVKGDNPEVVAAHAAKVPVIPRGEMLAELMRMKYGVAVAGSHGKTTTTSMVAQVLSHGGIDPTIVIGGKLGTIGSNAKLGKGPVLVAEADESDGSFLMLNPTLATITNIDREHLDHYKDLEEIQDAFVAFANKVPFYGSVFLCMDDPHAAAVRPRLKRQVRTYGTHPQVDIRAREIRQEGFRTHFKVSAHGDDLGTFSLGVPGHHMVLNALAAIGIALELDVEREVIRTSLAEFTGADRRFQLKGEKDGVLVVDDYGHHPTEIAATLAAARAGFRDRRIVAAFQPHRYSRTKALLDEFGTAFFEADSVVVTDIYPAGEPPIQGVDSAAVVEALRSHGQKEVHLAGRVDDLPEVLRRLTRSGDLLITFGAGSITHAGPAFLGLD, encoded by the coding sequence GTGTTCGGCAAGATCCAGCACATCCATTTCGTGGGCATCGGCGGCATCGGGATGTCCGGCATCGCGGAGGTGCTCGCCAACCTGGGCCACCGGGTGTCGGGCTCGGACCTGAAGGAGAGTGCCGTGACCCAGCGCCTCCGCGGCCTGGGCATCGAGGTGCACATCGGCCACAGGGCCGAGGCCATCGAGGGAGCCCAGGTGGTGGTGATCTCCTCCGCTGTGAAGGGTGACAATCCGGAGGTGGTGGCCGCCCACGCGGCCAAGGTGCCCGTGATCCCGCGGGGCGAGATGCTGGCGGAACTCATGCGCATGAAGTACGGCGTGGCCGTGGCGGGCTCCCACGGGAAGACGACGACCACCAGCATGGTGGCCCAGGTGCTCAGCCATGGGGGCATCGACCCCACCATCGTCATCGGCGGCAAGCTGGGCACCATCGGCAGCAACGCCAAGCTGGGCAAGGGCCCCGTCCTGGTGGCCGAGGCCGATGAAAGCGACGGCAGCTTCCTCATGCTGAACCCCACCCTGGCCACCATCACCAACATCGACCGGGAGCACTTGGACCACTACAAGGATCTGGAGGAGATCCAGGACGCCTTCGTGGCCTTCGCCAACAAGGTGCCCTTCTACGGCTCGGTGTTCCTCTGCATGGACGATCCCCACGCCGCCGCCGTGCGCCCGCGCCTGAAGCGCCAGGTGCGCACCTACGGCACCCATCCCCAGGTGGACATCCGGGCCCGGGAGATCCGCCAGGAGGGCTTCCGCACCCACTTCAAGGTCAGCGCCCACGGTGACGACCTGGGCACCTTCAGCCTGGGCGTGCCCGGGCACCACATGGTGCTGAACGCCCTGGCCGCCATCGGCATCGCCCTGGAACTCGACGTGGAGCGGGAGGTCATCCGCACCAGCCTGGCCGAGTTCACCGGCGCGGACCGGCGGTTCCAGCTCAAGGGCGAGAAGGACGGTGTGCTGGTGGTGGATGACTACGGGCACCATCCGACAGAAATCGCGGCCACCCTCGCCGCAGCCCGGGCCGGCTTCCGCGACCGCCGCATTGTGGCGGCCTTCCAGCCCCACCGGTACAGCCGCACCAAGGCCCTGCTGGACGAGTTCGGCACGGCGTTCTTCGAAGCGGATTCCGTGGTGGTCACGGACATCTACCCCGCGGGTGAGCCGCCCATCCAGGGCGTGGACAGCGCCGCCGTGGTGGAGGCCCTGCGCTCTCACGGCCAGAAGGAGGTCCACCTCGCCGGGCGCGTGGACGACCTGCCGGAGGTGCTGCGCCGCCTCACCCGCAGCGGGGACCTCCTCATCACGTTCGGGGCAGGTTCCATCACCCACGCCGGGCCCGCCTTCCTGGGCCTGGACTGA
- a CDS encoding diacylglycerol/lipid kinase family protein — MPQAPKLPLLYNPASGIATKDPDALLRPLPKDLRDRVDPIPFGPPWDFEPAIAQAVRAEGPLLVWGGDGTIHHAAKALIGRGCPVPLGAIPGGSGNGLARGLRTPLEPAGAIQRLLEGRELRMDLPSLDGEPFLNVCGMGFEAAVAHRFDAMSGRGFGTYARACWQLWRTWPATALAWDADLAPMPDPAGRLDRLRQAFKVPEAALPEQAWSLCFANLPTYGSGLWIAPGADPTDGCLQWATLARPSWFDLLAEAPTLFREGGHTPLRHEGRLRHAILRLERPLPWHLDGEPVAERDRAELTIEPRAFRMQVTGACPWQ, encoded by the coding sequence ATGCCGCAAGCGCCCAAGCTCCCCCTCCTCTACAACCCTGCCTCAGGCATCGCGACGAAGGATCCGGACGCCCTGCTCCGTCCGCTGCCGAAGGACCTCCGGGACCGGGTGGATCCCATCCCCTTCGGGCCGCCCTGGGACTTCGAGCCCGCCATCGCCCAGGCGGTCCGCGCCGAAGGTCCGCTGCTGGTGTGGGGCGGCGACGGGACGATCCATCACGCGGCGAAGGCCCTGATCGGCCGCGGCTGCCCGGTCCCCCTCGGCGCCATCCCCGGGGGCAGCGGCAACGGGCTGGCGCGTGGACTCCGCACGCCCCTGGAACCCGCAGGCGCAATTCAGCGCCTGCTGGAGGGCCGGGAATTGCGCATGGATCTGCCGAGCCTAGACGGGGAGCCCTTCCTGAACGTCTGCGGCATGGGCTTCGAGGCCGCGGTGGCCCACCGCTTCGACGCCATGTCCGGCCGCGGCTTCGGCACCTACGCGCGGGCCTGCTGGCAGCTCTGGCGCACCTGGCCCGCCACCGCCCTGGCCTGGGATGCGGACCTGGCGCCCATGCCCGACCCCGCCGGGCGCCTGGACCGCCTCAGGCAGGCCTTCAAGGTGCCCGAGGCGGCGCTGCCAGAGCAGGCCTGGAGCCTCTGCTTCGCCAACCTCCCCACCTATGGCAGCGGCCTGTGGATCGCGCCGGGGGCGGATCCCACGGACGGCTGCCTCCAGTGGGCCACCCTGGCCCGGCCCTCCTGGTTCGACCTGCTGGCGGAGGCACCCACCCTGTTCCGGGAGGGCGGCCACACCCCCCTCCGGCACGAGGGACGCCTCCGGCACGCCATCCTGCGCCTGGAGCGCCCCCTGCCCTGGCATCTCGATGGGGAGCCCGTGGCCGAGCGTGACCGCGCCGAGCTGACCATCGAGCCCCGCGCCTTCCGCATGCAGGTCACTGGGGCGTGTCCCTGGCAATAG